From one Pempheris klunzingeri isolate RE-2024b chromosome 9, fPemKlu1.hap1, whole genome shotgun sequence genomic stretch:
- the kcnk4a gene encoding uncharacterized protein kcnk4a produces MRCTTLMALLAGVMLYLVMGALVFSTLETPDENGAYKDLLATKQTFLNNKSCVTEMDFHNLVKGVVSAVEAGLDVSNLSANFTSRWDLASAFFFCGTIITTIGFGNLSPRTWYGQLFCVCYALVGIPMFGILLAGVGDHMGTVLRRAVAKIETLFLKRKVRPTTVRVISAVLSILIGCLIFLAVPTVVFQKVEDWSFLESLYFVVITLTTVGFGDYVPGGGREDGMFFKPLVWLWIVFGLAYFASILTMIANWLRVLSKRTRAEMEELRAHATDWTQNIQNMSMDFRIPNPLEFNDPFLLQRRRWKRSERRRIRRGAQGTLAHWVRGGSENGHLPNRWGGLSSSMSQLEAHSSLERAAVAKSRPRVSAAGGGTVPRVGPGLRVDPAVGLQVEGRSFSHLLARSFSLPVAHSTSELDSAGAAMQGESFSGSESPFDSRSDVSSVSSSYMALHMFQPCHTLSSMEEEVARAAHMNTTQETDKLMPAETHESVAHSHKQPLAPCLLPCSSPLPPCFSPLQPIVLPSPPLHIASSSACQLLDFFGENLAYIDESSDTLSDRGQPAANEERRRRPRKPKRRSMRKQLPHRWSPLQVRRTDSDMQPPSNPPTPPPDSSLSDLPRSENQAGSAPTL; encoded by the exons ATGCGGTGCACCACCCTCATGGCCCTGCTGGCGGGGGTCATGCTGTACCTGGTGATGGGAGCGCTTGTTTTCAGCACCCTGGAGACCCCCGATGAGAATGGGGCGTACAAAGACCTTCTTGCTACCAAACAAACTTTCCTCAATAATAAATCCTGTGTCACCGAGATGGACTTCCACAATCTTGTGAAG GGGGTGGTGTCTGCGGTGGAGGCAGGCCTGGATGTGAGCAACCTTTCTGCCAACTTTACCAGCCGCTGGGACCTGGCCTCtgccttcttcttctgtggtacCATCATTACCACCATAG gTTTTGGGAACCTGTCTCCTCGGACGTGGTACGGccagttgttctgtgtgtgcTATGCGCTGGTGGGCATCCCCATGTTTGGCATACTGCTCGCTGGAGTGGGTGACCACATGGGCACGGTGCTGCGGAGGGCTGTGGCCAAGATTGAGACCCTCTTCCTG AAACGTAAGGTCAGGCCGACCACCGTGCGTGTGATCTCAGCTGTTCTCTCCATCCTGATTGGCTGTCTGATCTTCCTCGCCGTGCCAACAGTCGTGTTTCAGAAAGTCGAGGACTGGTCGTTTCTGGAGTCACTCTACTTCGTGGTCATCACTCTCACCACTGTTGGCTTTGGAGACTACGTCCCag GTGGGGGTCGTGAGGATGGCATGTTCTTCAAGCCCCTGGTGTGGTTGTGGATAGTGTTTGGTCTCGCCTACTTTGCCTCCATCCTCACCATGATAGCCAACTGGCTGAGGGTGCTATCTAAGAGGACCCGGGCTGAG aTGGAGGAGTTGAGGGCCCACGCTACAGACTGGACCCAGAACATCCAGAACATGTCCATGGACTTCCGCATCCCAAACCCTCTGGAGTTCAACGACCCTTTCCTCTTGCAGCGCCGGCGCTGGAAACGCAGTGAGCGTCGCCGCATCCGTCGAGGTGCCCAGGGCACTCTGGCTCACTGGGTTCGGGGGGGATCTGAGAATGGACACCTGCCAAACCGCTGGGGCGGCCTGTCTAGCTCAATGAGCCAGCTGGAGGCCCATTCGTCTCTTGAGAGGGCAGCGGTGGCCAAGTCCAGGCCCCGGGTCAGTGCTGCCGGAGGAGGAACCGTCCCTAGAGTGGGGCCTGGATTGAGGGTTGACCCCGCTGTGGGTCTCCAGGTGGAAGGCAGGTCGTTTTCTCACCTACTGGCTCGCTCATTCTCCCTCCCTGTGGCTCACTCCACCTCAGAGCTGGACTCCGCAGGTGCAGCCATGCAGGGAGAATCCTTCTCTGGGTCTGAGTCTCCTTTTGACTCCAGATCAGACGTCTCCTCGGTCTCCTCGTCGTACATGGCGCTCCACATGTTCCAGCCCTGTCATACACTCAGCAGCATGGAGGAGGAAGTAGCGAGAGccgcacacatgaacacaacacaagagacagacaaactgatgCCAGCAGAGACACATGAATCTGTagcacacagccacaaacagcCACTTGCCCCTTGTTTGCTCCCTtgctcctcccctcttcccccttgtttttctcctctccaacCGAttgtcctcccctcccctcccctccacatTGCTTCCTCATCCGCCTGCCAGCTGCTGGATTTCTTCGGCGAGAACCTGGCGTATATCGATGAGTCCTCAGATACTCTGAGTGACCGCGGCCAGCCAGCAGCAAacgaagagaggaggaggcggccACGAAAGCCCAAGAGGAGGAGCATGAGGAAGCAGCTGCCACACAGGTGGAGCCCACTGCAAGTGAGGAGGACCGACAGTGACATGCAGCCTCCGTCAAATCCCCCCACGCCACCTCCGGACTCTTCTCTTTCAGACCTGCCCCGGTCAGAGAACCAGGCAGGTTCAGCTCCGACACTCTGA